The following proteins come from a genomic window of Methanosarcina sp. MTP4:
- a CDS encoding tail fiber protein, producing the protein MGPQGLPGADGADGISSWDLNENGIADPEEDINGDGVINVSDAQGPRGISCWDLNENGIADPEEDINEDGVVNVFDARDNNTHRLYTTYTGGSQPFDNRQPYLGVNYIIALVGVFPSRSSEPFIGEIRMFAGNFAPRGWAFCDGQLLPISQNTALFSILGTTYGGDGRTTFGLPDLRGRVPVHAGSGPGLSTVRLGDTGGAETVTLSQAQMPSHNHTIPEV; encoded by the coding sequence GTGGGGCCACAAGGATTACCTGGAGCTGATGGTGCAGACGGTATTTCAAGCTGGGACCTGAATGAAAATGGGATAGCTGATCCGGAAGAAGATATTAACGGAGACGGTGTGATAAACGTTTCCGATGCTCAGGGACCGAGAGGAATTTCATGCTGGGACCTGAATGAAAACGGGATAGCTGATCCGGAAGAAGACATTAACGAAGACGGTGTAGTAAATGTCTTTGATGCCCGTGATAACAACACACATAGGTTATATACAACATATACTGGAGGTAGCCAACCTTTCGATAATAGGCAACCCTATTTAGGAGTTAATTACATCATTGCACTTGTTGGGGTGTTCCCAAGCCGAAGTTCAGAACCCTTTATAGGTGAAATTAGAATGTTCGCAGGAAATTTTGCTCCTCGAGGCTGGGCTTTCTGTGATGGGCAACTTCTTCCCATTTCACAAAACACGGCTCTCTTCTCTATCCTGGGTACGACCTACGGCGGAGACGGCCGAACCACTTTCGGATTGCCTGACCTTCGCGGCCGTGTGCCGGTACATGCGGGATCAGGACCTGGCCTCTCAACTGTAAGGCTTGGAGATACAGGTGGAGCAGAAACTGTAACTCTATCTCAGGCACAGATGCCAAGTCATAACCACACCATTCCTGAGGTATAA
- a CDS encoding S8 family peptidase, giving the protein MGQTGGVPNADIDAPEAWGLQTGSNNAVIIAVIDTGVDYTHPDLAANIWTNPGEIPGNGIDDDLNGFVDDVHGWDFANNDNDPYDDDYTGHGTHCAGIIGASGNNSAGIAGVNWNVKIMPLKFFDSNGFGTTDDAISCIKYATMMGADIISNSWGELEYNRDLKDAISTANDSGILFVTSAGDYRLDTDHSPYYPASYDVPCIVSVAATDHNDQLSFLSNYGASSVDLGAPGVEIYSTAPGNSYAYNSGSSMAVPHVAGVAGLIKARDPELSCEELKEKLLAAVDPIPSLEEKTVTGGRLNAYNCLEADSVPPSEAASLTVVNRTFYSVTLAWTASGDDGNAGIAKLYDIRYSTSPLTDLNWNSAIKVSGEPKPQRAGSSETFKVTGLLNRSTFNSTTYYFGIKVIDNAGNPSKLSEVSETTTTPVIVFQDTMENGIGGWTHSGAGDNWEYGSPTSGPGCACSGSNVWATNLSGNYGTESMNASLVSPQINLSGIRSAQLTFQHFYNTDTGYDGAIVEISSDGGSSWTQVTPSGGYPAIIDDSNGNPLGPVPAYSSYTGARWHEAVFDISAFDRKNVKIRFRFGTDRAISRFSGWYIDDVVVRGEILGNK; this is encoded by the coding sequence ATGGGGCAGACCGGGGGTGTCCCTAATGCTGACATCGATGCTCCGGAAGCCTGGGGATTGCAAACAGGAAGCAATAATGCAGTAATAATTGCGGTTATTGATACAGGAGTTGACTACACCCATCCGGACCTTGCCGCTAACATCTGGACAAATCCCGGAGAAATTCCCGGCAATGGGATAGACGATGACCTGAACGGTTTTGTTGATGATGTCCACGGCTGGGACTTTGCAAACAATGACAATGACCCCTATGACGACGATTACACAGGGCATGGAACACACTGTGCGGGAATAATAGGAGCCTCAGGCAACAATAGCGCCGGGATAGCAGGCGTCAACTGGAATGTAAAAATAATGCCGCTCAAATTTTTTGATAGCAATGGGTTCGGCACAACAGATGATGCTATAAGTTGCATAAAGTACGCAACCATGATGGGCGCAGATATAATAAGCAACAGCTGGGGAGAGCTCGAATATAACCGGGACTTGAAAGATGCCATATCGACTGCCAATGATTCAGGGATATTATTCGTTACATCTGCAGGTGATTATAGGCTTGATACCGACCATTCACCATATTACCCTGCAAGCTATGACGTTCCCTGCATAGTTTCGGTTGCTGCAACAGATCACAATGATCAGCTGTCTTTTTTATCCAACTACGGAGCTTCATCAGTAGATTTAGGTGCTCCAGGAGTTGAAATTTATTCAACCGCCCCCGGAAATTCCTATGCATATAACAGCGGCTCCTCCATGGCAGTTCCACATGTAGCCGGCGTCGCCGGGCTGATCAAAGCCCGGGATCCCGAACTCTCCTGTGAAGAGTTAAAAGAAAAGTTACTGGCGGCAGTAGACCCGATCCCGTCCCTGGAAGAAAAAACAGTTACGGGGGGAAGGCTAAATGCCTATAATTGCCTGGAAGCCGATTCCGTTCCTCCTTCCGAAGCCGCCAGCCTAACCGTTGTTAACAGGACGTTTTATTCCGTAACCCTGGCATGGACGGCTAGCGGAGATGACGGAAACGCCGGGATTGCAAAACTGTATGATATCAGGTATTCTACGTCTCCCCTCACCGATCTGAACTGGAATTCGGCAATAAAAGTATCAGGAGAGCCGAAACCACAAAGAGCGGGCTCTTCCGAGACATTTAAAGTGACAGGACTTTTGAACAGGAGCACCTTTAACAGCACAACCTATTACTTTGGAATTAAAGTGATCGACAATGCAGGCAATCCTTCAAAGTTATCGGAAGTATCCGAAACGACAACAACTCCGGTAATAGTATTTCAGGACACCATGGAAAACGGAATAGGAGGATGGACGCATTCGGGAGCCGGGGACAACTGGGAATACGGAAGTCCGACATCAGGCCCCGGATGTGCCTGTTCGGGCTCCAATGTGTGGGCAACCAACCTTTCAGGGAATTACGGAACAGAGTCCATGAACGCTTCACTGGTATCCCCTCAAATCAACCTGAGTGGAATCAGGTCAGCGCAGTTAACATTCCAGCATTTTTACAACACAGACACAGGATATGATGGGGCAATTGTCGAAATATCCAGTGACGGTGGCAGTTCCTGGACACAGGTAACACCATCCGGAGGATACCCGGCGATTATAGATGACAGCAATGGCAACCCACTCGGTCCGGTTCCTGCCTATAGCAGTTATACCGGCGCCAGATGGCATGAAGCCGTTTTCGACATTTCAGCATTTGACAGAAAAAACGTAAAGATCCGGTTCAGGTTCGGAACTGACAGAGCAATCAGCAGGTTTTCCGGCTGGTATATCGATGATGTAGTTGTAAGAGGGGAAATTCTCGGGAATAAATAA
- a CDS encoding cupin domain-containing protein: MEYTRVYSDSDGMSYFEDRDIEFAEVDFSPPAPPLFLSSFRQASQFAFCRFPAGWFGDWHPTPHHQFFFFLSGEIEVGVSDGEMRRFGAGSIVQLEDTGGKGHVSRVIGDEDVLAAVVQLPD, from the coding sequence ATGGAGTACACTCGTGTATATTCGGATTCTGACGGCATGTCATATTTTGAGGACAGGGATATTGAATTTGCAGAAGTCGATTTTTCCCCTCCGGCTCCTCCGCTTTTCCTTTCGTCTTTCCGCCAGGCATCGCAGTTCGCTTTCTGCCGGTTTCCGGCTGGCTGGTTCGGGGACTGGCACCCGACTCCGCATCACCAGTTTTTCTTCTTCCTTTCCGGGGAAATAGAAGTCGGAGTGAGTGATGGGGAAATGCGCAGATTCGGGGCCGGCAGCATTGTGCAGCTTGAGGATACGGGAGGAAAAGGACACGTCAGCAGAGTAATAGGGGATGAGGATGTGCTGGCTGCGGTTGTGCAGCTGCCGGACTGA
- a CDS encoding AIM24 family protein: protein MDEKFYSNIKIVDSIQKDGFKVEILECNHLKGSKDAALAEDLFYIRNAGMSLKMVKVTLEDSGLITESGALYFHKGCIDCVSNIGGVGGLAKKLIKSKLTSESTFKPIYKGTGEIFLEPSFSHYIIMNLENESIVVDKGIFYCCEQGMEIGVASQKNLSSGLLGGEGWFQTQISGTGAVVLEIPIPMEEVLKYELNNERIQVDGNFTLLRSGAVAFSVQRSSKKLLGSMTSGEGLLQTFEGTGHVWIAPTQPVYNRLKYNGIPQMGSAGKNIDNSS, encoded by the coding sequence ATGGATGAAAAATTCTACTCAAACATAAAGATCGTCGATTCTATTCAAAAAGACGGTTTCAAAGTCGAAATTCTCGAATGCAACCACCTTAAAGGCAGTAAAGATGCAGCCCTCGCAGAAGACCTGTTCTATATACGGAATGCAGGTATGTCCCTGAAAATGGTCAAGGTGACCCTTGAAGACAGCGGACTTATTACCGAATCAGGGGCTCTCTATTTCCACAAAGGGTGTATCGACTGCGTGTCAAATATAGGAGGAGTTGGCGGACTTGCTAAAAAGTTGATCAAAAGCAAGCTTACCAGTGAGTCCACCTTCAAACCCATATACAAAGGGACAGGAGAAATCTTCCTTGAACCATCCTTTAGCCACTACATCATCATGAACCTGGAAAACGAGTCCATAGTCGTGGACAAAGGGATTTTCTACTGCTGTGAACAGGGGATGGAAATCGGGGTAGCTTCCCAGAAAAACCTCTCATCTGGACTCCTGGGAGGAGAAGGCTGGTTCCAGACCCAGATCAGCGGTACGGGTGCCGTGGTTCTCGAAATCCCAATCCCGATGGAAGAAGTGCTTAAATACGAACTTAATAATGAAAGAATCCAGGTTGACGGGAATTTCACCCTGCTTCGTTCAGGCGCTGTAGCCTTCAGTGTCCAGCGCTCAAGCAAAAAACTCCTCGGTTCCATGACAAGTGGAGAAGGCTTGCTCCAGACCTTCGAAGGCACCGGACATGTGTGGATCGCTCCAACCCAGCCCGTCTACAACCGCCTGAAATACAACGGAATTCCCCAGATGGGAAGCGCAGGAAAGAACATCGATAATTCGAGTTGA
- a CDS encoding serpin family protein, with amino-acid sequence MCKIKITFLVFTLTLLCTGCVEDTAVITENTINADSVEDYDIAAANNAFAFDMYSQFAQMEAGEERNVFFSPHSISAAMAICYEGAENTTKEQISNVFYFPTNKTVLKVRLKEMNDGINSGSGDYELETANALWVQEGYPIKEAYVFNVKNYYDGEVTNLDFVGKPVDSRDTINEWVEDRTNDKIKDLVPKDSITPDTRIIITNAIYFNGKWVYEFDKEMTGKRTFYPAKGEEIPVDMMYMFKSFNYGENSKAKIIELPYKGNDLSMYIVLPKDNDIKDFETDFTANDYKKLKNDMELTEEVKTSIPKFKFGTKTRLTNSLIEMGVVDAFNPNRANFSGISDGQLEISEVIHQTFIDVQEEGTEAAAATEVEMEMGMDFSWDSKPKEFKADHPFMFFIEDKRTNCILFMGKVEYPEYEEAEGL; translated from the coding sequence ATGTGCAAAATAAAAATTACTTTTCTGGTATTTACTCTAACGTTGCTGTGTACAGGCTGCGTTGAAGATACGGCTGTAATTACGGAAAATACAATCAATGCGGACTCGGTTGAAGACTACGATATCGCGGCCGCAAACAATGCTTTTGCTTTTGACATGTATTCGCAGTTTGCGCAAATGGAAGCAGGGGAAGAAAGAAACGTCTTCTTTTCACCGCACAGCATATCGGCTGCCATGGCGATCTGTTATGAGGGGGCTGAAAACACAACTAAAGAGCAGATATCAAACGTATTTTATTTCCCCACGAACAAAACGGTTTTGAAAGTTCGTTTGAAAGAGATGAACGACGGGATCAATTCCGGAAGCGGCGATTACGAGCTTGAAACTGCAAATGCGCTCTGGGTTCAGGAAGGGTATCCCATAAAAGAAGCGTATGTTTTCAACGTGAAAAACTACTATGACGGCGAAGTGACAAATCTCGACTTTGTGGGAAAACCGGTTGACTCAAGAGACACCATCAACGAATGGGTCGAAGACAGGACCAATGATAAAATAAAAGACCTGGTTCCGAAAGATTCGATTACGCCTGATACACGGATAATTATCACGAATGCTATTTACTTCAATGGAAAATGGGTGTATGAATTTGATAAGGAGATGACGGGCAAAAGAACTTTCTATCCGGCGAAAGGGGAAGAAATTCCTGTGGACATGATGTACATGTTTAAAAGTTTTAATTATGGTGAAAACTCAAAAGCAAAAATCATAGAACTTCCTTACAAAGGCAATGACTTATCCATGTACATTGTGCTTCCGAAAGACAACGACATTAAAGACTTTGAAACCGATTTCACGGCAAACGATTATAAAAAACTTAAAAACGACATGGAATTAACGGAGGAAGTGAAGACTTCGATACCGAAATTTAAGTTTGGGACTAAAACCAGGCTTACCAATTCCCTAATTGAAATGGGTGTCGTGGATGCCTTTAACCCCAACCGGGCGAATTTTTCAGGAATTAGTGACGGGCAATTAGAAATATCCGAAGTGATTCACCAAACTTTCATAGATGTGCAGGAAGAAGGCACTGAAGCTGCCGCAGCAACAGAGGTCGAGATGGAGATGGGTATGGATTTCTCATGGGATTCCAAACCCAAGGAATTCAAAGCCGACCACCCGTTCATGTTCTTCATAGAGGACAAAAGGACAAATTGCATTCTTTTCATGGGGAAAGTTGAATACCCGGAGTATGAGGAAGCTGAAGGGCTTTGA
- a CDS encoding winged helix-turn-helix domain-containing protein, with product MEASLLDLVFLSEKREKVLLLLREGPKSIKEIENSLNYSSTSVQPQIKILKERHLLYREDNKYGLTLIGETIAENMRELVDTLESFENKHDFWNNHRLEGIPPDLLNRISELKHSTFASPLDKSNMFSPHTEFVENIAKSEFVKGISPFLHPLYPKMFLEFAERGIDVSLIVTEPVFERMRTEFRPEIEQFLSLNNTRLYVYEKEMLLSSAVTNCFLSLGLFYNNGTYDHDNDILCFEPEGLRWGEDLFAYYRGMSREITEI from the coding sequence ATGGAAGCCTCCCTTCTTGATCTTGTTTTTCTTTCCGAGAAAAGGGAAAAAGTTCTTCTGTTGTTGAGGGAAGGTCCGAAAAGCATTAAAGAAATCGAAAATTCCCTGAATTACAGTTCTACATCGGTTCAGCCGCAGATAAAAATACTTAAAGAGAGACATCTCCTGTACCGGGAGGATAATAAATACGGTTTGACACTCATCGGGGAGACAATAGCTGAAAATATGCGGGAGCTGGTCGATACTTTAGAATCATTTGAAAATAAACATGATTTCTGGAATAATCACAGGCTTGAAGGAATACCCCCCGATCTATTAAATAGAATTTCCGAACTTAAACATTCCACTTTTGCCAGCCCACTTGATAAGAGTAATATGTTTTCCCCTCACACGGAATTCGTGGAAAACATTGCAAAATCGGAATTCGTTAAAGGCATCTCCCCTTTTCTCCATCCACTATACCCGAAAATGTTTCTGGAATTTGCAGAGAGAGGCATCGATGTTTCCCTTATTGTGACTGAGCCTGTTTTTGAAAGGATGAGGACGGAATTCAGGCCTGAAATTGAGCAGTTCCTGAGCCTGAACAACACCCGGCTCTATGTGTATGAAAAAGAAATGCTGCTTTCAAGTGCGGTGACGAACTGCTTCCTTTCTCTTGGCCTTTTCTACAACAATGGGACATACGACCATGACAATGATATTTTGTGTTTTGAACCCGAAGGCCTGCGCTGGGGAGAAGACCTCTTTGCGTACTACCGGGGCATGTCCAGAGAGATAACGGAAATCTGA
- a CDS encoding HEAT repeat domain-containing protein produces MIDQDIVHDKTFSPLSSERIEAMGQLSASFESVPDRQQAFEDMLRLSSDKCDEVRESAVSSLSTVFSKLPESGKIQAWERFINLTAYPSEKILKAAVQALVSTFPHNSNKENAWEDLMELVNSNSSLEDVRTGIIRSLPTLFLHIPDRKKAYSDLVHLAEKEDSDVLRELIENPDSINPQFPEEDLEKDRKECEEKGKISEEKSRKECGEKESIEEGRKESEKKLIGKKKSEKKEVGKPERFHDYEPSSEKAGAFERARCLRKDAAEFSAGSYPANLPDKKEVVAELIRLNSDPDPLVRRGAMDSLLALYSRRTGKMQDIWGELLERTKDGDSAVRKETAELLAHVLPGVEEKAGVFFDLVHLASGQDTQLRKRAAELLSGAFSHAEDKKRAWGELVRLASSEDREVRRGAAKALAPAYPEVPDKGKAWKDLVRLSGYSDSFVQRAAARTLTPAFFHVPDKTGAWRDLQLLIEDPYTYVRKYAFRTLARASLWRSLKAENEATYIYGLKEAAGYFKEASEIPFEGDTPEFYRPFYEAYLYIIVSDRPLEKARLETKLYLSKAAREARDLEEKRKLLDKGEKFAELLQAAGKLSPEDLPARKKLLETCIREFDRATELFKNTEEEAITAKKIVKKEYPKIGKVLLEQKLKETLSGIRYKARITCLKAKGTPAENLACTVSLKVRGWKFEALEKDRKELDRQLESLLNVLRSKIPFVPENMYIFEKIEDIRQEEDLLERYKKVARLVSLIPGARMPSRK; encoded by the coding sequence TTGATTGACCAGGACATCGTACACGATAAAACTTTCAGCCCCCTTTCAAGCGAGCGAATCGAGGCTATGGGACAGCTAAGTGCTTCTTTTGAATCGGTTCCTGACAGGCAACAGGCTTTTGAAGACATGCTCAGGCTCTCTTCCGATAAGTGCGATGAAGTAAGGGAAAGCGCAGTTTCCTCCCTTTCAACCGTTTTTTCGAAGCTTCCGGAAAGCGGCAAAATCCAGGCATGGGAGAGGTTCATAAACCTCACGGCTTACCCTTCCGAGAAAATATTAAAAGCCGCAGTCCAGGCCCTAGTTTCTACTTTTCCACACAACTCGAATAAGGAAAATGCCTGGGAAGACCTTATGGAACTGGTAAACTCAAATTCCAGCCTGGAAGATGTCCGCACTGGAATTATCCGTTCGCTCCCCACCCTTTTCCTCCACATTCCAGACAGGAAAAAAGCTTATTCGGACCTCGTGCACCTGGCTGAAAAGGAGGACAGCGATGTGCTGAGGGAGCTTATAGAAAACCCTGATTCAATCAATCCGCAATTCCCTGAAGAAGATCTGGAAAAGGACAGGAAAGAATGTGAAGAAAAGGGAAAAATAAGTGAAGAAAAGAGCAGGAAAGAATGTGGAGAAAAAGAGAGTATAGAAGAGGGAAGGAAAGAAAGTGAGAAAAAACTAATAGGGAAGAAAAAATCAGAGAAAAAAGAAGTTGGAAAACCTGAAAGATTTCATGATTACGAACCATCTTCCGAAAAAGCAGGGGCTTTTGAAAGAGCCAGATGCCTGCGAAAAGATGCCGCAGAGTTCTCTGCCGGATCATATCCCGCCAACCTGCCGGATAAAAAAGAAGTTGTTGCCGAACTTATCCGCCTGAATTCGGACCCCGACCCCTTGGTACGGAGAGGGGCAATGGACTCTCTGCTTGCCCTTTATTCCCGGAGGACGGGGAAAATGCAGGACATCTGGGGGGAGCTCCTTGAAAGGACGAAGGACGGGGACAGCGCTGTCAGGAAAGAGACTGCCGAACTGCTGGCCCATGTGCTGCCCGGGGTTGAGGAAAAAGCAGGGGTCTTTTTCGACCTAGTCCACCTGGCTTCAGGGCAGGATACCCAGCTCCGGAAGAGGGCAGCGGAACTTCTCTCCGGGGCTTTTTCCCATGCTGAAGACAAAAAAAGGGCCTGGGGAGAACTTGTCAGGCTTGCTTCCTCCGAGGACAGGGAAGTCCGGAGGGGAGCTGCAAAAGCCCTTGCCCCGGCTTATCCCGAGGTCCCCGATAAAGGGAAAGCCTGGAAGGACCTGGTCCGGCTTTCAGGGTACAGCGACAGTTTTGTGCAGAGGGCTGCAGCCCGGACCCTTACGCCTGCCTTTTTTCATGTGCCGGATAAAACCGGAGCCTGGAGGGACCTGCAGCTGCTTATCGAGGACCCATACACCTATGTCAGGAAGTATGCCTTCCGGACCCTTGCCAGGGCTTCCCTCTGGCGTTCGCTTAAGGCAGAAAATGAGGCTACATACATTTACGGGCTGAAAGAGGCTGCGGGTTATTTTAAGGAAGCCTCGGAAATTCCCTTCGAAGGCGACACTCCCGAATTTTACCGGCCCTTTTACGAGGCCTACCTCTACATAATTGTCAGCGACCGGCCTTTAGAAAAAGCCAGGCTTGAGACCAAACTCTACCTTTCTAAGGCAGCACGGGAAGCAAGAGACCTTGAAGAAAAACGGAAGCTGCTCGACAAAGGTGAAAAGTTCGCCGAACTTCTCCAGGCTGCGGGAAAACTCAGTCCCGAAGACCTGCCTGCCCGGAAAAAACTGCTTGAGACCTGCATCCGGGAGTTTGACAGGGCAACGGAGCTCTTTAAGAACACCGAAGAAGAGGCGATTACTGCAAAGAAAATTGTGAAAAAAGAATACCCGAAAATCGGGAAAGTGCTCCTTGAACAGAAGCTAAAAGAGACCCTCTCCGGGATCCGGTACAAAGCCAGGATCACCTGCCTCAAGGCAAAAGGGACCCCTGCCGAAAACCTGGCGTGCACGGTCAGCCTGAAGGTGAGAGGATGGAAGTTCGAAGCCCTTGAAAAAGACCGGAAGGAGCTGGACAGGCAGCTTGAGTCCCTGCTTAACGTCCTCAGGAGCAAAATCCCCTTTGTGCCTGAAAACATGTACATCTTCGAGAAAATTGAAGACATCCGGCAGGAAGAAGATTTGCTTGAACGCTACAAAAAAGTTGCAAGGCTCGTGAGCCTTATCCCAGGAGCCAGAATGCCTTCAAGGAAATGA
- a CDS encoding aspartate ammonia-lyase, translated as MIINPKTRIERDSLGELDVPEDAYYGVQTRRAMYNFPVSGRRERPEFVRAYILVKKAAAITNMELGVLDEKRGNAIVKAADEVLEGLSGRYHDQFPVDVFQAGAGTSFNMNVNEVLANRALELLGRKRGDYAFLSPNDYVNKAQSTNDTFPTASHIGVIFAGERLLDVLSGLSDAFREKAVEFSQIPKSGRTHLMDAVPVSLGAEFGAYASSLERAASRIEERLGDLLELPIGGTATGTGANTHPQYRETVISKLTRLCSLPFHPALDSFEVLQSRSQLAAFSGALRELALELIRIANDLRLLNAGPTTGISEIVLPPVQPGSSIMPGKYNPVMAECLDMIGFQIVGNDTTVAMAAQAGQLELNVMTPVMTCNILESIALLTNYLPVFRERCVEGIKANEESCRAYLELNPILVTFLTPKIGYLKAAELAKEALERRVPVAEVAVMRGVLSKEEADELLEKKLLKPSAPK; from the coding sequence ATGATTATTAACCCGAAAACCCGGATTGAGCGTGATTCCCTTGGAGAATTGGATGTTCCAGAAGACGCCTATTACGGCGTCCAGACAAGGCGAGCTATGTACAATTTCCCTGTCAGTGGTAGGCGGGAAAGGCCGGAGTTTGTGAGAGCCTATATCCTTGTAAAAAAGGCGGCAGCTATTACGAACATGGAGCTCGGGGTACTTGACGAAAAGCGGGGAAATGCCATCGTGAAAGCAGCCGATGAGGTGCTTGAGGGGCTTTCTGGCCGGTACCATGACCAGTTTCCTGTGGACGTTTTCCAGGCGGGGGCAGGGACTTCTTTTAACATGAACGTAAACGAGGTGCTGGCAAACAGGGCGCTGGAACTGCTTGGGCGAAAGCGGGGAGACTACGCTTTCCTTAGCCCGAACGACTATGTGAATAAAGCCCAGTCCACCAACGATACCTTCCCCACGGCGTCCCATATTGGGGTTATTTTTGCAGGCGAGCGGCTCCTGGACGTCCTCTCCGGGCTTTCGGACGCTTTCAGGGAAAAAGCCGTTGAGTTTTCGCAGATTCCCAAGTCCGGCAGGACCCATCTGATGGATGCGGTTCCAGTTTCCCTGGGTGCCGAATTCGGGGCTTACGCGTCCTCCCTGGAAAGGGCAGCTTCCAGGATAGAAGAAAGGTTGGGGGACCTCCTGGAACTCCCGATCGGAGGAACGGCAACCGGGACCGGGGCAAACACGCATCCGCAGTACAGGGAAACGGTAATTTCGAAGCTTACCCGGCTTTGCTCCCTGCCCTTCCACCCTGCCCTGGACAGTTTTGAAGTCCTGCAGAGCCGGTCCCAGCTTGCAGCCTTTTCCGGGGCTCTCCGGGAACTCGCTCTCGAACTCATCCGCATTGCAAACGATCTCCGGCTCCTGAACGCAGGGCCCACCACAGGGATTTCGGAAATAGTGCTCCCTCCCGTGCAACCTGGCTCTTCCATCATGCCCGGGAAGTACAACCCGGTTATGGCAGAGTGCCTGGACATGATCGGCTTCCAGATCGTGGGCAATGACACAACCGTTGCCATGGCAGCCCAGGCAGGGCAGTTAGAGCTCAATGTCATGACCCCGGTTATGACCTGCAATATCCTGGAATCCATTGCCCTGCTAACGAATTACCTGCCGGTCTTCCGGGAACGCTGCGTCGAGGGGATTAAGGCAAATGAGGAGAGCTGCAGGGCTTATCTTGAACTTAACCCGATTCTGGTTACGTTCCTTACCCCGAAAATCGGGTATTTGAAGGCGGCGGAGCTTGCAAAGGAAGCGCTGGAAAGGAGGGTTCCGGTTGCGGAAGTTGCGGTGATGAGAGGGGTTTTGAGCAAGGAAGAGGCGGATGAACTGCTAGAGAAAAAATTGCTCAAACCTTCAGCTCCAAAATGA
- a CDS encoding succinate dehydrogenase/fumarate reductase iron-sulfur subunit: protein MKLKVFRYDGESGESRYDSFEIKPEPGMTVLSALFKIQEELDDSLAFRYSCRGAVCGSCGMLINKVPRLACRTQVESLLKGKGQVKLRPFPGMEETVDWDPKEEVLIEPLPNLAKIKDLIVDMDKFFEFYRAVEPTFKPTSEAPEKERLMDQEAVSELEKYTNCVLCASCVGACPISGKAESDEQGDGEGEGEGEGEGETKEFLGPAALAKLYRFHIDPREAEDDSRLMLANDKRGWWGCEFNANCKAVCPKGVPPILGIGKARREIQKLGKEPE from the coding sequence GTGAAGCTGAAAGTGTTTCGATATGACGGGGAAAGCGGGGAGTCTCGATACGACAGCTTTGAAATCAAGCCCGAACCCGGGATGACCGTGCTTTCCGCTCTCTTCAAAATCCAGGAGGAGCTTGACGATTCCCTGGCTTTCCGCTACTCCTGCCGGGGTGCCGTCTGCGGGAGCTGCGGGATGCTCATAAATAAGGTGCCGAGGCTTGCCTGCCGGACCCAGGTGGAGTCCCTCCTCAAAGGCAAAGGGCAGGTAAAACTCAGGCCCTTCCCGGGAATGGAAGAAACTGTTGACTGGGACCCAAAAGAGGAGGTGCTCATAGAACCTCTCCCGAACCTGGCTAAAATAAAGGACCTGATAGTGGACATGGACAAATTCTTCGAGTTCTACCGGGCGGTCGAACCTACCTTCAAGCCGACTTCCGAAGCTCCCGAAAAAGAGCGTTTAATGGATCAAGAAGCCGTTTCAGAGCTTGAAAAGTATACGAACTGCGTGCTCTGCGCCTCCTGTGTAGGTGCCTGCCCGATTTCGGGAAAAGCAGAAAGTGATGAACAAGGAGATGGAGAAGGAGAAGGAGAAGGAGAAGGAGAAGGAGAAACAAAAGAGTTCCTTGGACCCGCAGCCCTTGCCAAACTTTACCGTTTCCATATCGATCCCCGCGAAGCGGAAGACGATTCCAGGCTCATGCTTGCCAATGACAAAAGAGGATGGTGGGGCTGCGAGTTCAACGCAAACTGCAAGGCTGTCTGCCCTAAAGGCGTTCCTCCGATCCTCGGGATCGGCAAGGCAAGAAGGGAAATCCAGAAGCTTGGAAAGGAGCCGGAATAA